CGCTACATTCTTTCCATTGATTCTTGCGCATTCTGCCTTGTACGATGCCATCACGATGATGTTATCCGCCAAGTCCAAAAAGTCTCCGCAGGCGCCCGCCACTAGAATAAAGCTGCGCCCCTTGATTTCACAGATGCGGTCCGTCAAAGGAATAAGCGGTTCGCGGTCATCACCCAAGAGCTTACGCACACGCACATCGCGAATGAGGAAGTTTACCGCAGAAGAGTCTTCGTCAATCAAAAAGACATCGCTCCCCGCTTCCATCGCTTCCATCAAGTTCGCGGCCTCGCTCGTCGAGCCCGACGCACAAGCGGTCGTAAAGTTCTTTGTCGAGATTCCGCCCGGCAGGTCTCGCACAAACTGCGAAAGGTCCGTGCCACGCACGCTGCGGCCGTCTTCGACGCCCACGCGCACCGCCGATTCGCTCACGACAATGCCTTCGCGGCCATCTCCCGGAATATGCGGGTAAACAGATTTCGTCAAGGCCTGCAAAAGCGTCGATTTTCCGTGGAACGCCCCGCCCGAAATCACGGTAATTCCCTTCGGGATTCCCATGCCGCGAATTTCACGGCCATTAGCAACAAGCGTCACCGCCATTTCTTCGGGCGATACAAACGGGACAGCCCCTTCCATCGGGAGTTCGCTCAGTCCCGATGCACGCGGGAGCACGGCACCATCCGGCACAAACGCACAAAGTCCACGTTCCTCGAGCTGCGACAAGATTTCCTTGCGCTCGGCAAGCACGCGGTAATGTTCGACAAGTTCCGGCTCTACGCCATCCTTCTTCGATTCTCCCGAATTATAGAGAGCCGCCGAAACCAGGTCCGGCAAGACCATCGTCAAAATCTCGGCAGCGGCTTCCGCCTGAATCTTGCGGCCGTCGCCCGGCAAGCGCACCTGCAAGCAAGCACGCAGTTCGCCATTGTCAACCCAGAGCGCGTTTCGCACTAGCATTTCAGGTCCAGCAGTGTCAAAGACGACCGCCGCATCCCTGTCGGGGTACTTTTCACGCACAAGCGCAGAAAGCCTGCGGTAAAGGTAATCGCTCAATGCCAGGCGGCGTTCAAACGAGCCTCCCCATTCGCTCGGGAACCCAAGCATTAACAAACTCGCTTTTATCATCACGCGAGATGCCGGTGCGTACGGGTCTCCCTGCACATGCAGGAATTCCAGCACAAAGTCTCCAAAGTCCCACGAACGGTCCGCCAAGGACTTGTAAAGGCCGTAATTTTTCCCTTGTAAACTGCGAATTTTCTGGTAAAGAGCTTTCATATACATAAAAGTAGTTAAACTAGACCAATTTTACACCTATTATTTACGCACATTTTACGGCACTTTAACATTTGTCTTGTAAAAAAAGAATTAAATTCTAGAGGTGAACTAACTCTTTTACATGCTAATCAGGAGTACAACCCATGAAAAAGCTTTTCTTTTTTGCCTTGATGATGGCATTCCTCTTCACGACCGCCGTCGCTGACGAAGAAGATCCACCTCCGCGTGGCAAGGCCGCAACCATCAATATCATCACCGAACCGCCTAACAGTGACGTGTTCCTCGGCGGTGAACCTCTCGGCAAGAGCCCGATTAAGGACATGCAGGTCAAGTCTGGCCGCCAGACGCTCGTCGTCATCGACCAGGGCTTTGAACTTGTGAACAAGCGCGTGAACATCTGGCCGGGCAAGGACGAACGCAACAACTTCGACTTCAGCACCAAGATTCCGAAGGGCCACATCAAGGTTACGACGAATCCGCCGCGCTGCCTCATCTTCGTCGATGGCGAACAGGCTGACAAGACCGACGGTGCAGAACTCGTTGTCCACAACCTCGATGCCGGTGACCACGTTGTGCGCGCCCAGTGCAGCAACCGCAAGAGCGCCGAAGCCCTCGTGAAGGTTGTCGGCGAAGAAACTGCTGAAGTTCATCTCGACGCAACAACCGGTTCCAAGAAGAAAAAGCGCTAATAACGGTTTTTCACCAAAAATTTTAAAGAACTCCCCATTTGGGGAGTTTTTTTTATGTTTTTTTTGTATGTTTATAACAAAATGTTTCTTATCTAGGAGAAAAAAATGTCAAAACTTTGGATTTTCGCCCTTTGCGTAGGCTTTGCTCTCTTTACCGGCTGCGCAAGCGACGGCGGCAAAAAAGTCACCCGTCTCGATGCAAATACCGTTACCGACCTTTCTGGCAGCTGGAACGACACCGACTCCCGACTCGTCGCTGACGAAATGATCAATGACTGCCTCGGCCGTCCGTGGTACAGCCAGTTCTCCGCACAGAAGGGCTCTGTGCCGACTATCGTGATTGGCAAGGTCCGCAACAAGAGCCACGAACACATCCGCGTCGAAACCTTCATCAAGGATATCGAACGCGCCCTCATCAACTCTGGCAAGGCTGAATTTGTGGCCAACTCCAACGAACGCGCTGACCTCCGCGACGAACTCGCCGACCAGCAGGGCAACGTGACCGAAGAAACCCAGAAGGACGCCGGCATGGAAATTGGCGCAGACCTCATGCTCACCGGTACCATCAACTCCATCATCGACCAGGAAGGTGGCGAACAGGTGGTCTACTACCAGATCGACATGGAACTCACCGACATCCAGAGCCACCGCAAGGTTTGGCTTGGCGATAAGAAGATTAAGAAGTACATGTCCAAGAGCAGCGTGAAGTTCTAGTTTGAATAGTTGGCAGAACTTAGACCGCTACGCTCTTAGAACTTAGTTGCAAAAGCTTACAGAAAAAGCAATATTCTAAGCACTAACATCTAAGATCTAAGCTCTAAGTTCTAATAACTGTAAACGCTCGCACCCGCGAGCATTTTTTATATAAATTTACTTATATGAAACGACTTATTTTACTCCTTGCTACGACTTTATTTTTTATGGCTTGCGCAAACAAGTCCATGACTCGTTACGAGGCTCTCGCCCCCGTATTTGAGCATAACGGCTTCGAAGCCGCCATCAACGAAGTCAAGAAACAGCAAGAAGACCTCTACGGCGAAAAGACCGAGTTCCTCTATTACTTTGACCTGGGCGTACTCTACCACTACAACGGAAACTACAAGGAAAGCGCCCAGAACTTCGACAAGGCCGAAAAGATTTACGACGACCTCTACACGCATTCTGTAACAAACGAAGCCGCCGCCATCGTCACAAACGACAACATCCGCCCCTACCGTGCACGCCCCTTCGAAGTGCTCGTGCTCCACGAAATGCAAATCATGAACTACCTTGCGCAAAGGGACATTGATGGTGCCATGGTCGAAGTGAGCCGCGCACAAAAAGCAATGACGGAACTCTACCAGAAAGACAACGACAAGACAAACGACAACGGCTTTTTGCGCTACCTCACGGCAATCGTCTACGAAATGGCAGGCGAACCGGACGAAGCCGCAATCGCCTACTACAAGACGGTCAGGGCTTACGACGAAAACATCCTGAACCTCCCGAAAGAAGCCCGCGAATTTGTCATTGAAAACTTAATACGCTCCGACCGCGAAGACGACCTCAAAAAGCTCAAGCTCGACAACTCCATCGAAACGACAAAGGCCAAGGCCGCTTACGATCTCGGACAAGAAATCATCATCGTGGGTTACGCAGGTCACGGCCCCATCCTCACCGAACTCAAGATGTCGGGTACTTACGTGAACGGCGGCATGCTGAACCTCACCTACAAAGACAGCAAGACCGGCAAGATTACAAGTTCCAACATCGGCGCCCCACCTGTCGCGGGCGCAAGCAATGGCGAAACGTTCCACATCAGCTTTGCACTCCCCGAAGCGCACTCGTTCAAGAGCCTTGTCCAGCGCTTTAACGTCACTGTCGACAACAAGTCCGGCCTCCGCACCGAAAAGGTGATGGCACTCGACAAAGAACTCGAAATGAACCTCAAGGACGACTTTGCAAACACCATGACCCGCACCGCCATCCGCGTCGTGCTCCGCACTATCGCCGCACAGGCTGCCAAAAAGGCCATGAAGTCGGACAACGCCATCCTCAACCTGTTCACGAGCATCAGCACGGACATTGCGCAAGACCAGATGGAAAAGGCGGACCTCCGCATAGCGCTCTTCTTGCCGAACTCCATCCAGATGACACGTATCCCCGTCGAGCCGGGTTCACACGAAGTCTCCGTTGCTGCAGAAGGCGAAACTGGTACAGTCAAGGTATTCAATTTTGGCAGCGTGCCCGTGAAAAAGGGCGAAAAGAAGTTCATCTTTGTGCCTGCCGTGAAGTAACTTTCACATAATTAGGCGAAAAAGCATCATTTTCTGAAATGTAAATACCACTTTGCTAAATAATTATTTAGTTTGAAGTCAAAAACATTCCTAGGAGCAAAAAATGAACTTCAAATTGATCTTTGCAGCAGCTGCATTGCTTGCTACTCAGTCATTCGCTATCGCCGGTATTGGCGCCCACTACACCCCAGCCGTCGGAACCACCCTCAAGGAAGCTCAGAGAGCCGATATCAAGGGAACTGACGGAAAAATCGGTTTCAGCCATGGTAGCTTCGACTACATCCAGGGTTTCGGTTTCAAGGCCTGGGTCGACATTCTCCCGTTCGTCGATATCGAAGCCACGTTCAACATCCAGTTCGCCTCTTACAACGCCGCTCTCTGGGTAGGTGAAGGCGAAGACGCTCGCAAGATTCCTCTCGAAATTGAACTCGGCGGTACCCCGTTTGCAAAGGCAACTCCGAAGTACATCGCCATGAACGCAGACCTCTCCGTCACGAAGCCGTTCTCCATCCCGCTTTTCCCGATCCGTCCGTATGTCGGTGGCGGTCTCACCATCCACTGGAACACGTTCGTCCTGAACAAGGCTTTTGTTGAA
This genomic stretch from Fibrobacter sp. UWB2 harbors:
- a CDS encoding ABC-ATPase domain-containing protein, coding for MKALYQKIRSLQGKNYGLYKSLADRSWDFGDFVLEFLHVQGDPYAPASRVMIKASLLMLGFPSEWGGSFERRLALSDYLYRRLSALVREKYPDRDAAVVFDTAGPEMLVRNALWVDNGELRACLQVRLPGDGRKIQAEAAAEILTMVLPDLVSAALYNSGESKKDGVEPELVEHYRVLAERKEILSQLEERGLCAFVPDGAVLPRASGLSELPMEGAVPFVSPEEMAVTLVANGREIRGMGIPKGITVISGGAFHGKSTLLQALTKSVYPHIPGDGREGIVVSESAVRVGVEDGRSVRGTDLSQFVRDLPGGISTKNFTTACASGSTSEAANLMEAMEAGSDVFLIDEDSSAVNFLIRDVRVRKLLGDDREPLIPLTDRICEIKGRSFILVAGACGDFLDLADNIIVMASYKAECARINGKNVAAGLSDSAVGSAAGDGAKVVPGLPAFVEPECRDFAEYVKPLLPSLRPASAVERQVKVKISGDTLLQIGFLVSDTSKAGALVDKQQRFGAGFMLLNLCQNAASNNDANGESAKATIMERINALCEKIKNVGFRNLPQGLSREMSLPRPIDIACVLYRLRDNGR
- a CDS encoding penicillin-binding protein activator LpoB encodes the protein MSKLWIFALCVGFALFTGCASDGGKKVTRLDANTVTDLSGSWNDTDSRLVADEMINDCLGRPWYSQFSAQKGSVPTIVIGKVRNKSHEHIRVETFIKDIERALINSGKAEFVANSNERADLRDELADQQGNVTEETQKDAGMEIGADLMLTGTINSIIDQEGGEQVVYYQIDMELTDIQSHRKVWLGDKKIKKYMSKSSVKF
- a CDS encoding PEGA domain-containing protein is translated as MKKLFFFALMMAFLFTTAVADEEDPPPRGKAATINIITEPPNSDVFLGGEPLGKSPIKDMQVKSGRQTLVVIDQGFELVNKRVNIWPGKDERNNFDFSTKIPKGHIKVTTNPPRCLIFVDGEQADKTDGAELVVHNLDAGDHVVRAQCSNRKSAEALVKVVGEETAEVHLDATTGSKKKKR